One genomic window of Chitinophagaceae bacterium includes the following:
- a CDS encoding YHYH protein, producing MKHTYTFLLILLANTVFAQLTPEITSWKINTTGATGYAGILTNVQQVQYSTNNVYVSATCIPDYTIGPWTANPNIPENKNFVFKITRNPVQNTGTLTNTPLGHVGVWSNGVSIFNPKDGMSYNNAGVWNRDALYYEGISFDNCLGHPNAQSEYHLHVNPTCLYNDADSTQHSPIIGYAFDGFPVYGAYGYANTNGTGAIKRMTSSYEMNTGTTRINGPAVDATYPLGAFIEDRTFVSGAGDLDIHNGRFCVTPDYPDGIYAYFVTIDANLYPVYPYVLGPTYFGIVQAGNTGPNSGHNIITETVVTYTPGAAGISTIDQKIAFEYYPNPTNDYLTIFVAPGENNNLAAQLLNASGQIVHSEKNIQPAVPYIINVENLSSGIYYLKLQGNTKSAVQKISIEH from the coding sequence ATGAAACACACTTACACTTTCCTTTTAATATTGTTGGCCAATACGGTTTTTGCTCAACTAACACCTGAAATTACTTCATGGAAAATCAACACAACAGGTGCAACAGGTTATGCAGGAATTTTGACCAATGTGCAGCAAGTTCAATATTCAACTAACAATGTTTATGTAAGTGCTACCTGTATTCCGGATTATACAATCGGTCCGTGGACAGCAAATCCAAATATTCCGGAGAACAAAAATTTTGTTTTTAAAATCACCCGTAATCCGGTTCAAAATACCGGCACTTTAACAAATACACCACTGGGACACGTGGGTGTTTGGAGTAATGGCGTAAGTATTTTTAATCCGAAGGATGGAATGAGTTATAACAATGCAGGCGTCTGGAACAGAGATGCACTTTACTATGAAGGGATAAGTTTTGATAATTGTTTGGGACACCCGAATGCGCAAAGTGAATATCACCTGCACGTAAATCCAACTTGCTTGTATAATGATGCAGACAGTACACAACATTCGCCCATCATCGGATATGCTTTTGACGGATTTCCTGTTTATGGTGCATATGGTTATGCCAACACAAATGGAACCGGGGCAATTAAAAGAATGACCAGCAGTTATGAAATGAATACAGGAACAACAAGAATAAACGGACCTGCTGTAGATGCAACCTATCCATTGGGTGCTTTTATTGAAGACAGAACTTTTGTAAGTGGTGCCGGAGATTTAGATATTCACAATGGAAGATTTTGTGTAACACCTGATTATCCCGATGGGATCTATGCATATTTTGTAACTATTGACGCGAATTTATATCCTGTTTATCCATATGTCTTAGGACCAACTTATTTCGGTATCGTGCAAGCAGGCAATACTGGTCCGAATAGTGGACATAACATCATAACAGAAACGGTGGTAACCTACACACCAGGTGCTGCAGGGATTTCTACTATTGACCAAAAAATAGCATTCGAATATTATCCAAATCCAACTAATGATTACCTGACAATATTTGTTGCACCGGGTGAAAACAATAATTTAGCTGCACAATTATTAAATGCATCCGGACAAATAGTGCATTCAGAAAAGAATATTCAACCGGCAGTTCCCTATATAATTAATGTAGAAAATTTATCAAGCGGAATTTATTATTTGAAGTTACAAGGAAATACAAAATCGGCAGTACAAAAAATAAGTATTGAGCATTAG
- a CDS encoding DUF998 domain-containing protein, translating into MILNNGISKTTKALLICGQTGCILFIAMFLIQGQLREGYTPLKFPISSLSIGQFGWIQITNFIISGVLIFLSAIGFRQATPSLKNSIWISRLIGAVGFGLVGAGLFSSDPVYGYPTTEPLAVAQFTIHGHLHDFFSIIVFVCLPIAIFKMRNRFKEANNNSWAAYSFLSGIGILTFFILAGIGFKQVRGLVELAGVLQRLSIIIGCVWMAAISFLIIKSSRQI; encoded by the coding sequence ATGATTTTAAATAACGGCATTAGCAAAACAACAAAAGCACTGCTTATTTGCGGACAAACAGGTTGCATTTTATTTATAGCGATGTTTCTTATTCAGGGACAATTACGCGAAGGTTATACGCCCTTAAAATTTCCAATAAGTTCTTTGTCAATCGGACAATTTGGATGGATTCAAATAACCAATTTTATAATCTCCGGCGTATTAATATTTTTATCCGCGATAGGATTTAGACAGGCTACACCATCATTAAAAAATTCAATCTGGATATCACGACTAATAGGAGCAGTCGGATTTGGTTTGGTTGGTGCCGGACTTTTTTCTTCTGATCCTGTATATGGTTATCCGACAACAGAACCTCTTGCTGTTGCCCAATTCACGATTCACGGGCATCTTCATGACTTCTTTTCAATTATCGTTTTTGTGTGTTTACCAATCGCAATTTTTAAAATGCGAAACCGGTTTAAAGAAGCAAATAATAATAGCTGGGCAGCATATTCATTCTTATCAGGAATTGGTATTCTGACATTTTTTATTCTCGCCGGCATTGGATTTAAACAGGTGAGAGGGTTAGTTGAACTTGCTGGCGTATTGCAAAGATTGAGTATTATAATTGGGTGTGTATGGATGGCGGCAATATCATTCTTAATAATAAAAAGCTCCAGACAAATTTGA
- a CDS encoding GNAT family N-acetyltransferase, whose protein sequence is MELKIINLHENKNDKIFGSEDCQALLSMYEDYYPKIGFNVPWVGYFIIRENRIVGSCSFTGQPFNGKVEIAYWTFEEFEGEGIASFACKELLSIAKKANPNLTITAKTAPEHNASTKILEKNGFQFSEVVQDDEIGDAWLWILNEELS, encoded by the coding sequence ATGGAGTTAAAAATTATAAACCTTCACGAAAATAAAAATGACAAGATTTTCGGTTCAGAAGACTGCCAGGCCTTACTAAGCATGTACGAGGATTATTACCCAAAAATTGGATTCAATGTGCCTTGGGTTGGATATTTCATCATCAGAGAAAATAGAATCGTTGGCTCTTGCAGTTTTACAGGACAACCTTTTAATGGAAAAGTTGAAATTGCTTATTGGACATTTGAAGAATTTGAAGGAGAAGGAATTGCTTCTTTTGCGTGCAAAGAATTACTTTCCATCGCAAAAAAGGCGAACCCTAATCTGACAATCACAGCAAAGACAGCTCCTGAACATAATGCTTCAACTAAAATTTTGGAGAAAAACGGATTTCAATTTTCTGAAGTGGTTCAAGATGATGAAATCGGAGATGCCTGGTTATGGATACTTAATGAAGAACTCAGCTAA
- the arr gene encoding NAD(+)--rifampin ADP-ribosyltransferase produces the protein MEKNSEKPKFDGQGATPFAQTYFHGTRAELKVGDLLEVGFNSNYGKRKNAKYIFLTGTLDAAIWGAELAFGEGKERIYLVEPTGLIEDDPDLTDKKFPGNPTKSYRSMHPFRVVGEVCNWQAHPNEQVKVMKDHLALLKQQGIDSLND, from the coding sequence ATGGAAAAAAACAGCGAAAAACCCAAGTTTGACGGACAGGGTGCAACCCCGTTTGCTCAGACATACTTTCATGGGACAAGAGCTGAGCTGAAAGTTGGTGATTTGCTTGAAGTGGGATTCAATTCAAATTATGGAAAAAGAAAAAATGCGAAATATATTTTTCTGACCGGTACGCTGGACGCTGCCATCTGGGGAGCTGAACTTGCATTTGGCGAAGGAAAGGAAAGAATTTATTTAGTAGAACCTACAGGCTTAATTGAAGATGATCCTGACTTGACGGATAAAAAATTCCCCGGTAATCCCACGAAATCTTATCGGTCAATGCATCCATTCAGAGTTGTCGGAGAAGTTTGTAATTGGCAAGCACATCCAAATGAACAAGTTAAAGTAATGAAGGATCATCTTGCACTACTCAAGCAACAAGGGATTGATTCATTAAATGATTAA
- a CDS encoding gliding motility-associated C-terminal domain-containing protein encodes MQGYFMPSYRRIPAIVLSVVFSLVFFSNANATHNRAGEIIYKHLSGFTYQATIITYTKESSVAADRDSLEIVWGDNTRDTLARSNGGGNGVYIGNDIKYNEYTGVHTYPGMGSYVLSMTDPNRITDIININGGNSVNEPFYIEDTLKIPDPQFYAFNSSPILLNPPIDFGNAFQTFIHNPNAYDPDGDSLTFEFIVPRKGASLPVQNYVDPNQIPGTPAGQTFTIDHATGEVVWSTPIFCDIYNFAILIKEFRKGICIGTMVRDMEVIVNCTNNNPPVIAAIFDTCVIAGAKLELEVVATDQDVGQHVTMTSNGGPYELAISPATFSSVSGTGEAVGNFEWNTTCDHVRGPFYQVIFKAQDSYSVPLVDIKNWLITVVAPPPQGVVAVPSGNDVLVSWANPYACAGTARFIGFSVWRKEGSNPFVVNNCDVGLNGKGYIKIAQYLADYQFLDVNAERGKLYCYRILAEFADKTPEPAGFYYNNVESLPSPEACAQLLKEVPVITNVSVTTTSTNNGTMYIAWSKPSPLDLDTLQNPGPYKYVIWRSVGMPGGLLQRIDSFSALTFGTLNDSTYNDDGLNTLDNPYSYKIGFYSNGNFIGETEIASSVFVNTTGIDNAVLVDWTLNVPWQNAYYAVYRKNSIGTFDSIGVSTTLSYTDGSLANGVEQCYYVKSEGSYSAPGFINPIINLSQQVCDVPVDSIGPCAPALNIKNLCNTENFALTGFTNELIWNNPNHTCADDVISFNVYFAGTADQPLALIGSLSDTFFIHTQDNTIAGCYAVAAVDSYANEGPKSSVVCVENCPVYELPNVFTPNGDERNDLFHPFLPIRFVEKIDIKIFDQWGALVFQTTDPFIGWNGKDLKTGKDVAAGTYYYVCDVFANGDAKAFPTLSGYIHLFR; translated from the coding sequence ATGCAGGGTTATTTCATGCCATCTTATCGAAGAATTCCAGCAATCGTTTTATCGGTTGTTTTCAGTTTGGTATTTTTTTCAAATGCTAATGCTACGCACAACCGTGCAGGAGAAATCATCTATAAGCATCTTTCCGGATTTACGTACCAGGCAACCATTATTACTTACACCAAGGAAAGTTCTGTAGCCGCAGACCGCGACAGCCTCGAAATAGTTTGGGGTGATAACACAAGGGATACCCTGGCCAGGTCAAATGGCGGTGGGAATGGTGTATACATCGGCAACGACATCAAATACAATGAATACACAGGAGTTCATACGTATCCGGGAATGGGATCCTACGTGCTTTCGATGACAGATCCCAATCGCATCACAGACATCATCAATATCAATGGCGGAAATTCAGTGAATGAGCCTTTTTACATTGAGGATACGCTGAAGATTCCTGATCCGCAGTTTTATGCATTTAACAGTTCGCCGATCTTATTGAATCCGCCGATAGATTTTGGCAATGCTTTTCAGACCTTCATCCACAATCCGAATGCGTATGATCCGGATGGCGACAGTCTGACCTTTGAATTTATTGTTCCCAGGAAAGGAGCAAGTCTTCCGGTTCAAAACTATGTAGACCCTAACCAAATTCCAGGCACACCTGCCGGACAAACATTTACTATCGATCATGCAACAGGTGAAGTCGTCTGGTCTACACCAATCTTCTGTGATATTTACAATTTTGCAATCCTTATCAAGGAATTCCGCAAAGGAATTTGCATAGGAACCATGGTGCGTGACATGGAAGTTATCGTGAATTGTACTAATAATAATCCACCGGTAATTGCAGCAATATTTGATACCTGTGTAATTGCAGGTGCAAAGCTTGAACTGGAAGTTGTGGCCACTGATCAGGATGTTGGTCAACATGTAACCATGACTTCGAATGGCGGTCCTTATGAATTAGCGATCAGTCCGGCTACATTTTCCTCGGTGTCAGGAACCGGTGAAGCAGTGGGAAATTTTGAATGGAACACCACCTGCGATCATGTGAGGGGACCTTTTTACCAGGTAATCTTTAAAGCACAGGACAGTTATTCAGTTCCATTAGTTGATATTAAAAACTGGCTGATTACTGTAGTGGCACCACCTCCGCAAGGTGTAGTAGCAGTGCCCAGCGGAAATGATGTGCTGGTTTCGTGGGCCAATCCTTATGCCTGTGCGGGTACGGCGCGTTTCATTGGATTTTCAGTATGGAGAAAAGAGGGCAGTAATCCGTTTGTAGTTAATAATTGTGATGTGGGTTTAAATGGAAAGGGATACATAAAAATTGCACAATACCTGGCAGATTACCAGTTTCTTGATGTGAATGCTGAAAGAGGAAAATTGTATTGTTACCGTATTCTTGCAGAGTTTGCTGATAAGACACCTGAGCCTGCCGGTTTCTATTATAATAATGTTGAAAGTCTTCCATCTCCGGAAGCATGCGCGCAGCTTTTGAAAGAAGTGCCTGTGATCACCAATGTAAGCGTGACCACTACAAGCACCAATAACGGAACTATGTACATCGCCTGGTCAAAACCGAGCCCGCTTGATCTTGACACGCTTCAAAATCCTGGTCCGTATAAATATGTAATCTGGCGATCGGTCGGTATGCCCGGAGGCCTCCTGCAACGCATAGATTCATTCAGCGCACTAACCTTTGGAACGCTAAACGACTCGACCTATAATGATGATGGGTTGAATACTTTGGATAATCCATATTCGTATAAAATAGGTTTTTATTCAAACGGAAATTTTATCGGTGAAACAGAAATAGCTTCCAGTGTTTTTGTGAACACAACAGGAATTGATAATGCTGTGCTGGTTGACTGGACTTTAAATGTGCCCTGGCAAAATGCATACTATGCTGTTTACCGTAAAAATTCCATTGGAACATTTGATTCGATTGGAGTAAGCACAACATTGAGCTATACTGATGGATCGTTGGCCAATGGAGTGGAACAATGCTATTACGTAAAGAGTGAGGGCAGCTATTCGGCGCCCGGTTTTATTAATCCGATCATAAATCTTTCTCAGCAAGTTTGTGATGTTCCGGTAGATTCTATTGGTCCTTGCGCACCGGCACTTAACATCAAGAACCTTTGCAATACAGAGAACTTTGCGCTGACAGGTTTTACCAATGAACTGATCTGGAATAATCCAAACCATACCTGCGCAGATGATGTAATCTCCTTCAATGTATATTTTGCAGGCACTGCAGATCAGCCTCTGGCATTGATCGGTTCATTGAGCGATACCTTTTTTATTCATACGCAGGACAACACTATTGCAGGTTGTTATGCAGTGGCTGCCGTTGATTCTTATGCGAATGAAGGCCCGAAGTCCTCTGTGGTTTGTGTTGAAAATTGTCCGGTGTATGAATTACCGAATGTATTCACGCCTAACGGTGATGAAAGAAATGATTTGTTTCATCCCTTTCTGCCGATACGTTTTGTAGAGAAAATTGACATAAAGATTTTTGACCAGTGGGGAGCTTTGGTCTTTCAGACCACAGATCCTTTTATTGGCTGGAACGGAAAAGATCTGAAGACAGGAAAGGATGTTGCAGCCGGCACCTACTATTATGTATGTGATGTTTTTGCGAATGGTGATGCAAAAGCATTTCCCACTTTGAGCGGATATATTCATTTGTTCAGGTGA
- a CDS encoding riboflavin synthase produces MFTGIIETTGKIVELKQEGSNVHFSIESTISAALQIDQSVSHDGVCLTVVNIEGNTHTVTAVEETLQRSNLKNKQQGDAVNLERSMLMNGRLDGHLVQGHVDEVVLCSKVDEREGSWVYSFKISESKSNLLVEKGSVCINGVSLTVVKATRKKFTVVIIPYTFEHTTFKHLKPFDEVNIEYDIIGKYVERMLKRN; encoded by the coding sequence ATGTTTACGGGAATCATAGAAACAACAGGAAAAATAGTCGAATTAAAACAGGAGGGAAGCAACGTTCATTTTTCAATTGAATCGACTATTTCGGCTGCTTTGCAGATTGATCAGAGTGTATCACATGATGGTGTATGTCTTACGGTGGTAAATATTGAAGGCAACACACATACAGTAACAGCGGTGGAAGAAACACTGCAACGTTCTAATTTGAAAAACAAACAGCAAGGTGACGCTGTGAATCTTGAGCGTTCGATGTTAATGAACGGAAGGCTGGATGGACATTTAGTACAAGGACATGTAGATGAAGTGGTGTTGTGCAGCAAGGTGGATGAAAGAGAAGGCAGTTGGGTTTATTCTTTTAAGATCAGTGAATCGAAAAGTAATTTACTCGTAGAAAAAGGATCTGTATGTATCAACGGCGTGAGTTTAACAGTAGTGAAAGCCACCAGGAAGAAATTTACCGTAGTCATTATTCCTTATACGTTTGAACACACTACGTTCAAGCATCTTAAACCTTTTGATGAGGTGAATATCGAGTATGATATTATTGGGAAGTATGTGGAGAGGATGTTGAAGAGGAATTGA
- a CDS encoding YkgJ family cysteine cluster protein, whose translation MATTAKFKRLIEKVKQKAKVQRRSNKKLFERFKTDKPKGLEKAFKAVNDEVFAHTNCLECANCCKIAQPVFETPDVKRISKHFGMTSQEFIKKYLKAVPEYEYFTKKLPCTFLGDDNKCSIYEIRPMGCRTYPPAKLRLSPEQLDVIYENIGICPAVSEIVDKIKLQFG comes from the coding sequence ATGGCAACAACAGCAAAGTTTAAGCGACTCATAGAAAAAGTAAAGCAGAAAGCGAAGGTTCAACGACGAAGCAATAAGAAACTCTTTGAGCGATTCAAGACAGATAAGCCCAAGGGACTTGAAAAAGCATTTAAGGCCGTGAATGATGAGGTTTTTGCCCATACCAATTGCCTTGAATGTGCGAACTGTTGCAAGATTGCACAGCCTGTTTTTGAGACGCCGGATGTAAAGCGCATTTCAAAACACTTTGGAATGACTTCGCAAGAATTTATAAAAAAATATCTGAAAGCTGTTCCGGAGTATGAATATTTTACCAAGAAGCTACCCTGCACTTTTTTAGGTGATGATAATAAATGTTCGATTTATGAAATACGACCAATGGGTTGCAGAACTTATCCTCCTGCAAAACTCCGGCTATCACCTGAGCAGCTTGATGTGATTTATGAGAATATCGGCATCTGTCCGGCTGTGAGTGAAATAGTGGACAAGATTAAATTGCAGTTTGGATAA
- a CDS encoding DUF4421 family protein: MTAKVVYDTSFLNRAPSRWSIRLYSITKYQQFRMYSGSTEAGLRYAPNKFYGIGGGVSYNRLNLDLAFHSIANKPQNDSEHESSTFDFIGSLYAGQHLFEIFLQQSKGMFGSYEKSAAVTSTINDTTIGYRPDITAFNMGVDYNFLFNSNKLTFASLIGTEIQKKSAGGPMAGLFFSSYNLHADSSIVPAVYASVFEDHGELTDINTFNIGLSAGYAYTFVFPLHFFFTIALTPGFSFSRSEVKAYNEWYVAGNPVKVSLKLITRGALGYNGKKFYGILSMVNDQSLINISNENQFQQDLGKIKFVVGYRIK; encoded by the coding sequence ATGACTGCAAAGGTTGTATATGACACCTCATTCCTCAACCGGGCGCCTTCCAGGTGGTCAATCAGACTCTATTCTATTACCAAATACCAACAGTTTAGGATGTACAGTGGTTCTACAGAAGCAGGACTTCGATATGCACCGAATAAATTTTATGGAATTGGCGGCGGTGTATCATATAACCGGCTCAATCTGGATCTCGCTTTTCATTCCATTGCCAACAAACCTCAGAATGACTCAGAGCATGAAAGCTCTACATTTGATTTCATTGGTTCTTTATATGCAGGTCAGCATCTCTTCGAAATCTTCCTTCAGCAAAGCAAAGGCATGTTTGGCTCCTACGAGAAGAGCGCGGCGGTAACATCTACCATCAATGATACCACCATCGGTTACCGGCCCGACATCACAGCATTTAACATGGGAGTAGATTATAATTTCCTGTTCAACTCGAACAAACTAACCTTCGCATCGCTGATAGGAACGGAGATTCAGAAAAAAAGCGCGGGCGGACCGATGGCCGGTTTATTTTTTTCGTCCTACAATTTACACGCAGACAGCAGTATTGTGCCTGCTGTTTATGCCTCAGTTTTTGAGGACCATGGCGAATTAACCGATATCAATACGTTTAACATCGGACTGAGTGCAGGTTATGCTTACACCTTCGTATTCCCGCTTCACTTCTTCTTTACTATTGCGCTCACACCTGGCTTCTCCTTCTCGAGAAGTGAAGTGAAAGCATATAATGAATGGTATGTTGCAGGTAATCCGGTTAAAGTTTCTCTTAAACTTATTACACGAGGCGCATTGGGTTACAACGGGAAAAAGTTCTACGGCATCCTTTCCATGGTGAATGATCAAAGTCTGATTAATATCAGCAATGAAAATCAATTTCAGCAGGATCTAGGTAAGATCAAATTTGTAGTCGGATACCGTATAAAATAA
- a CDS encoding TPM domain-containing protein: MLLLQKISCTLFLIICSSLAYSTGIYTVENLPDPKSSPGFQYVSNPDHVLSESTVAGIDSLLKNLELTTTCQVAVVVVNSIGETVPKSFATQLFNYWGIGDREKDNGLLILMVMDQRSIEFETGKGMEGILPDVTCKYIQEQFMVPYAKAGNYDACIFGGVKAVITYITDPKNAPEVMAENSSAFGQSFTDPLQEPFSFIYLIAAGIIYLLLLIIFRPKKNEPGMKEYVAKYNDNSYWWVKTLIINIGFPVAYLWSQFTYDPPLTIAEFIIAFYIFLIVLLIEHRLRVNQYIEKFYETDRAAAHLALTKSNRYWTITYFLFPIPFLLYKFFKDQKLKRIRNAPYTCDHCSSLMTRLDENSDDQYLSKTQLVEEQIHSVDYDVWHCYHCGNQSTLIYPNISSKYSECKHCKARTSYIKGRITTKPPSYTSSGVGKKIIDCMNCHQTDEVPYTIPMLVHSSSSGGSSGSSGSSGGSSWGGGSSGGGGAGSRW, translated from the coding sequence ATGCTACTCCTTCAAAAAATATCGTGTACACTGTTCCTGATCATCTGCTCTTCTCTGGCCTATTCAACAGGAATATATACTGTGGAGAATCTACCAGATCCAAAATCATCGCCTGGTTTTCAGTATGTCAGCAACCCTGACCATGTGCTTTCGGAATCCACTGTTGCTGGCATTGATTCTCTGTTAAAAAACCTGGAGCTCACCACCACTTGCCAGGTTGCAGTGGTAGTCGTTAATTCAATTGGTGAAACGGTTCCCAAGTCTTTTGCTACACAATTATTCAACTACTGGGGAATCGGTGATCGCGAAAAAGACAATGGTCTTTTGATATTGATGGTCATGGATCAAAGATCGATAGAATTTGAAACCGGCAAAGGCATGGAAGGAATTTTACCGGACGTTACCTGTAAATACATTCAGGAACAATTTATGGTGCCTTATGCCAAAGCCGGAAACTATGATGCCTGCATCTTTGGTGGAGTTAAAGCTGTGATCACGTACATTACTGATCCAAAGAATGCACCGGAAGTAATGGCTGAAAATTCATCCGCTTTTGGTCAATCATTTACAGATCCACTTCAGGAGCCCTTCAGTTTTATATATCTGATTGCGGCAGGAATTATCTATCTCTTGTTGCTCATCATCTTTCGCCCGAAAAAAAATGAACCTGGAATGAAGGAATATGTTGCGAAGTATAACGACAACTCCTACTGGTGGGTGAAAACACTGATAATAAATATAGGATTCCCTGTTGCATATCTCTGGTCACAATTTACGTATGACCCACCGCTGACCATAGCGGAATTCATCATCGCATTTTACATTTTTCTGATTGTGCTACTCATCGAACACAGACTCAGAGTCAACCAATACATTGAAAAATTTTATGAAACGGATCGTGCTGCCGCTCATCTTGCACTCACAAAATCAAACCGATACTGGACGATCACTTACTTCCTGTTTCCGATTCCTTTCCTGCTGTATAAATTTTTTAAAGACCAAAAGCTTAAGAGAATCAGGAATGCACCTTATACCTGCGACCATTGCAGCAGCCTGATGACCAGGCTGGATGAAAATTCAGACGATCAGTATCTATCAAAAACTCAGTTGGTGGAAGAGCAGATTCATTCGGTAGATTACGATGTTTGGCACTGCTATCATTGCGGGAATCAGTCAACACTTATCTATCCCAACATTTCGTCTAAATATTCCGAATGCAAACATTGCAAGGCACGCACAAGCTATATCAAAGGACGCATTACAACGAAACCTCCCAGCTACACCTCTTCAGGAGTTGGCAAAAAAATTATTGATTGCATGAACTGCCATCAAACTGATGAGGTACCCTATACAATTCCTATGCTGGTGCATAGCAGTAGTTCAGGTGGAAGCTCAGGTTCTTCAGGAAGCAGTGGTGGGTCTAGCTGGGGCGGTGGAAGTTCAGGTGGCGGTGGCGCAGGATCGAGGTGGTAA